The Bacteroidota bacterium genome includes the window ATAACCAACAGAAGCAACTTTTTCCCAATTAACTTCAAGAATAATTCCATTCGAGAGTTTTGTTATTTTGCCGTTTTGCCAATATTAGTATGGGTTATATTTGCAACGCTCGTGTTTGGAAGCCCCTTGCCTCAATCGGCCTACTCAAAAATATTTTTACATTTCCATCCATCTGATTATTGGTTCCCTTTTTTAAAATACTATTTACAAGGAGGAAGAGTTCAAGTGGTTTTTAAAATCTTTGGCCTCTTGTTTTTAGCACATCTAATTTTCGCGCTATTTAAGTATAAAAAATTTGCATTTAAGCCTCTGGTTTTTGGTATGTCTTTTATTGCTGTAATGGTACTTTTTTACTTTTATAATCCCGGTGAACAAATGACCTGGTATTATGTGTTGCCTGATTTATTATTGCTCACACAATTAGTTTTGAGTGCCAATTTTTTTATTCAATTTATTCCGTATGCGCCCATTCGTATAGTAATTGCCTTAACTGCGCTTTGTTTTTTTGTTGGTTGGACGGGTGTGGACCTGTTAGGAGGAAAATACTGGATGGAGGCATACCTCGAAAGAGTAGAAAGAGAAAGGCTTGAAATTGGCAAATATGTAGGAACTGTGGTAGGAAAAAACGACAGCATTATGTCAAACCATGGCCTTCCGGTGCGTCATGTTAAAGGCTACGTTATCGATATGTCGGGTCTAAACTCCAAATTCGCAGCAAGCTTTCAAATTGATCCAGAACAGTTGTTTAAATCACACCATCCACAATGGGCTATCAGCCACAATTCGGTACCTTATGCTGCACTTATGTCGAAAAATGGATATGCGCCGGTACGACTTTTCTATGATGTAACCGAATATGCTTTCCCGCAATGGTGCTTGTATCGCAAACTAAGCTCAAACGAACCTAAAGGTGTGTTTAAACCTATCGACTCACTAGCAATAATAAATTGCCGACCTACTTATAATGGAGGAATACTGCTTTACCATAAAGACACACTAATTGTAAAAATTGATTCATCCAACTTTGTTAATCAAATTAATTTTGGAATTAAAAGAGAGAGTTTGCCCTTTGTACTTGAAATCCAAAAATTAAAAAACAACCAAGTTGTGGGTATTGACTCTATTGCCATTAGCGAGTTTGGCGAATATCCCATGGATTCAAAATTTACCAAATCAATTACTTTGCTAAACGATACCAATGCAGGCATTAACCAACTAAAATTATATGCAAAAAAACCCGGTTTGCCAATCACCATTATTGAACCGTATATTTACAAAACTATTTCCAACTAAATGTATTTTAACAACGATTGGGCCCTTGTAATTCCGATGGCCAACGAGGAAAATGATTTTGTAGTATTTGTCAATGAGTTGATCAAAGTACTTAACCGACTGCAATCGGGGAAGGCTTATTTTGTTGTCGACAATGCATCAAAAGATGCGACACTGCAGCTTTGCAAGGAGCTTTCAGAAAAGGACAATCGATTTGTAACTGTGTGGGCTCCCGAAAATAAAAATGTTGTGGATGCATATATGCGCGGCTATCGCGAAGCTTATAAAAACAAACACGAATTTATTATTGAAATGGATGCCGGAATGAGTCACGATCCAAAATCAATTCCTATGTTTTTGCGTGTCCTTAATGAAGGAAATGAATGCGCCTTTGGAAGTCGATTTATTAATGGAGGATCAATGGGCGATTCTCCCTTTATGCGTCGAACACTTTCTAAGGTAGGAACCATTTTGTCGAATATTCTTTTGGGGACCCATATGTACGATATGACTTCAGGATTTCAAGGTTTTCATGCCTCCGTAGTAGCCGATTTGCTGAACTATCAATTGCTCTCAAAAGCCCATTTTTACCAAACCGAAGTAAGGTATTTACTGCGCAAAAAGCGTTTTGCCGAAATACCCATTCACTATCAGGCACCTTCTCCCAGTGTATCTAAAAGAGCCATATCGAACTCTATTTCTGTACTTAAACATTATTTTATACAACGATTATTTTCTAAGCCGGTTTATTTATAACCTATGAATCCCAATTGCAGTATCATTATAACTTCTATAGCAAAAGACAACAATCAAGTGTTGCAAACATTCGCTAGAGAATGCAAAAAAAACAATGCAAACTTTATTGTAATTGGCGATAAGCCATCTCCCATTGATTTTAAAATAAATGGATGTGATTTTTATGGATTGGAAGCTCAAAAAAAACTTGATTTTGAATTTGCCCAACTCGTACCCGAACGACATTATTCACGCAAAAACATTGGATATTTAATAGCTATTCAAAAAGGAACAGAACTGATTGTTGAAACAGATGATGACAATTTTCCAAAAGAGAAATTCTGGGAAAATCGTGAACCAAAACACCAAACAACTTTCCTTGAAAACCATGACTGGGTAAATGTGTACCGCTATTTTTCTTCTGGTAATATCTGGCCAAGAGGCTATCCACTAGAGCATTTACAAAAGGAAATACCATCACTTAACGAATCCCCTCAAAGTGAAGTATATTGCCCCATTCAACAAGGTCTTGCAGATGAAAATCCGGATATCGACGCTGTGTTTCGACTTACTCATTCATTGCCACATTACTTTACTATTGCCAACAAGGTTGCACTTGGAACCAAAACATGGTGTCCGTTTAACAGCCAAAATACCAGCTTTTTTCCAGATGCATTTCCTTTGCTTTACTTGCCCTCTTATTGCAGTTTTAGAATGACCGATATATGGAGAAGCTTTGTTGCACAGCGCATTTGCTGGGAAAACAATTGGTTCTTGTTATTTGATGAAGCAACTGTTTGGCAAGAGCGAAATGCACACAATTTACTGCGTGATTTTGAAGATGAAATTCCCGGATATCTCAACAATGCAAAGATTTGCACCACATTGGCACAATTACCTTTGAAAAAAGGGAAAGAGTTTATTTTCGAAAATCTCCTGCGTTGTTATGAAGCACTAATTGAAATAAAGGTTGTTGGTAGCGATGAAATAACCTTGCTAAATGCATGGATTCGTGATTTGTCAAAACTGAGAAATGTCAGTAAGTGATTCACAAAAGAAATGTATATTTGAAACTCAAACAAAACACATTCGAACATGAAAAAAATTAGCCTACTACTTGTCCTTTGCTTAGGATTTTCTGCTATTTTCACAACAAAATCAACCGCTCAGGAAAAAAAAGTAACCTGGCCTGAGTGGACAAACTTTCACGGTGTTATGTCCGGCACCTTTCATCCTGCCGAAGAAGGAAAATTTGAACCTATTCGTACGCGCAGCGAAGAAATGGTGAGCAAGGCCGAACTGTGGTTAAAAAGCACTCCTCCAAAGGATTTTGATAAACCACAAGTGAAAGAATTGCTAGTTCTTTTGGTGAAAGAATCAAAAGAATTAGACGCCCAAGTAAAAGCGAAGGCTAGCGATGCCGATTTACTAAAATCACTTACTGCTTTGCACGATCGTTTTCACTCAATAGTAGGAGCGTGCCGCAATGAAGAGCATGGTGAAAAACACGAAGAAAAGCACGACGAACACGGACACAAGCACTAAAAAGATAAGCCGTTAAATTTTTAACGGCTTTTTTGTTTTTAACAACCAACTCTTAGAACACAATCCTTACACGACTAATTATATAACAATGTTTATTCCTTGCTAAGAATGAATTCGTGGCTGTTTCCTAAGTCTGTCATTTTTAAGATGGCCCTATTTTTTCTGGCCACATGTACTGCTCTTTTATATTCAGCTATAACTTCAGCAAATTGTGTTACTTTATTTGACGCTCAATCCATACTAAAAAGCCCAATCGATACAAATGCTCCAATAGCTCAAAACGACTATTACAACATTGCAGAAGACAGTGTTTTACAAGGACAAAATGTATTGGCAAACGATAGTGACCCCAACCCTCTCGACACCTTGTTTTTGCAAGGCCTACCAATTGCAACTCCTTTGCATGGGAGCTTGCAATTATTTACGAATGGCACTTTTTTCTACAATCCGCAACTCAATTATTTTGGATTAGACACTTTTAGTTATCAGGTATGCGATACTGGAAACCTATGTGACACAGCAGTTGTCTTTTTAAACATTCAAGCTGTGAATGATGCTCCTGTTGCCATCAACGATACAATAAGTATGGCGCAAGGAATAGCTTACTCAGGAAATTTAATTTCAAACGACAGCGACAATGATAGTCCAAACATGTTGGCAAACACAGTCCCTGTGCTTGGGCCTTTTAATGGAAGCGTGTTTTTAGCCAATAGTGGTGTTTACACGTATACACCCAATGCTGGATTTAGCGGTAACGATTACTTCGATTATGTTATTTGCGACTTCGGATCGCCCAACCTTTGCGACACGGCACGGGTTATTATTACTATTGGAGCGAATAACCCTCCGGTAGCAATCAACGATTTTTTTCAATGCAATGAAGATGCATTCATTGTTAATGCCTCTGTATTAACCAATGATTTTGATCCAGACGGAACCTCATTATTGGTTTCTCAAGCCCCTATTTATCCTCCCATAAATGGAGTGTTGGCAATTAACACAAACGGCACATTTACTTATTTTCCAAATGCAAATTATTTTGGAACAGATAGTTTTAGCTACCAAGTTTGCGATGGTGGTGTTCCAAATTTCTGCGACACTGCGGTGGTAATGCTAACGATAAGTCC containing:
- a CDS encoding glycosyltransferase; translation: MANEENDFVVFVNELIKVLNRLQSGKAYFVVDNASKDATLQLCKELSEKDNRFVTVWAPENKNVVDAYMRGYREAYKNKHEFIIEMDAGMSHDPKSIPMFLRVLNEGNECAFGSRFINGGSMGDSPFMRRTLSKVGTILSNILLGTHMYDMTSGFQGFHASVVADLLNYQLLSKAHFYQTEVRYLLRKKRFAEIPIHYQAPSPSVSKRAISNSISVLKHYFIQRLFSKPVYL
- a CDS encoding DUF288 domain-containing protein; amino-acid sequence: MNPNCSIIITSIAKDNNQVLQTFARECKKNNANFIVIGDKPSPIDFKINGCDFYGLEAQKKLDFEFAQLVPERHYSRKNIGYLIAIQKGTELIVETDDDNFPKEKFWENREPKHQTTFLENHDWVNVYRYFSSGNIWPRGYPLEHLQKEIPSLNESPQSEVYCPIQQGLADENPDIDAVFRLTHSLPHYFTIANKVALGTKTWCPFNSQNTSFFPDAFPLLYLPSYCSFRMTDIWRSFVAQRICWENNWFLLFDEATVWQERNAHNLLRDFEDEIPGYLNNAKICTTLAQLPLKKGKEFIFENLLRCYEALIEIKVVGSDEITLLNAWIRDLSKLRNVSK